In one window of Flavobacterium ginsengisoli DNA:
- a CDS encoding prephenate dehydratase, with protein MTTKIAIQGIKGSFHHQVVKEYFSENVDIDECLSFEELIDSLIAGKSDQAVMAIENSIAGPIIPNYALIDKNNLHIIGEHYLNIQQNLMALKGQKIEDIREVHSHPMALLQCMDFLKQYPNIKLVEDKDTAETARRIQEKQLTGIAAIASVTASEMYDLDIIASSIQTIKNNMTRFVIIKKQNSFLPESEINRASVKFELDHKRGSLVAVLNVMSDCKLNLTKIQSLPKIETPWKYSFFVDVTFEKYEDFAKAKALLNIMAEYFKVLGEYKNTKPLTES; from the coding sequence ATGACAACGAAAATTGCAATACAAGGTATTAAAGGATCATTTCATCATCAGGTTGTAAAAGAGTATTTCTCTGAAAATGTGGATATTGATGAATGTTTGTCTTTTGAAGAATTGATCGACAGCCTTATTGCCGGAAAATCGGATCAAGCTGTAATGGCGATCGAAAATTCAATTGCAGGGCCGATTATCCCAAATTATGCATTGATTGACAAGAATAATTTACACATAATTGGAGAGCATTATTTAAACATTCAGCAGAATTTAATGGCTTTAAAAGGTCAGAAAATTGAAGACATAAGAGAAGTTCATTCGCACCCAATGGCACTTTTGCAGTGTATGGATTTCTTGAAACAATATCCAAATATCAAATTGGTTGAGGATAAAGATACAGCTGAAACAGCAAGAAGAATTCAAGAAAAACAATTGACTGGAATTGCGGCAATTGCAAGTGTAACCGCTTCTGAAATGTACGATCTGGATATTATTGCATCATCAATTCAAACGATCAAAAATAATATGACTCGTTTCGTAATTATTAAAAAGCAAAATTCATTTTTGCCAGAAAGCGAAATCAATAGAGCATCTGTAAAATTTGAATTAGATCATAAAAGAGGAAGTTTAGTCGCGGTTTTGAATGTAATGAGTGACTGCAAACTGAATTTGACAAAAATCCAGTCGCTTCCAAAAATAGAAACACCTTGGAAATATTCATTCTTCGTAGACGTAACATTCGAGAAATACGAAGATTTCGCAAAAGCCAAAGCGTTATTAAACATAATGGCAGAATATTTCAAAGTGTTGGGAGAATATAAAAACACAAAACCTTTGACTGAGTCATAA
- a CDS encoding pyridoxal phosphate-dependent aminotransferase: MITTAKRLDTVEEYYFSSKLREVRQLMSEGKSIINMGIGSPDLSPSKAVIEAVAAAIQDENGHGYQSYQGLPEMRQAMADFYRDQFGVEVNPNNEILPLMGSKEGIMHISLAFLNEGDHVLIPNPGYPTYTSVTNLVQAVPVYYDLKEENGWEPDFEALEKLDLSKVKIMWLGYPHMPTGARGSLALFEKLVAFAKKHNILLINDNPYSFVLNDNPMSLLQVEGAKDVALELNSLSKTFNMAGWRVGMVLGNPEIIDAVLKVKSNMDSGMYYGIQKGAIAALKCDKSWFEDQNKIYRRRRELTEKLAEKLNCKVYKEGVGLFVWAKLPEGIESAEKFIDEILYEKHIFITPGTIFGSNGEGYIRFSLCVKEEKVQEAIDRF, from the coding sequence ATGATTACAACAGCAAAACGATTAGACACAGTTGAAGAATACTACTTCTCATCAAAACTAAGAGAAGTTCGTCAGTTGATGTCTGAAGGAAAATCGATCATCAATATGGGAATTGGAAGCCCTGATTTGAGTCCGTCAAAAGCAGTAATTGAAGCAGTCGCTGCAGCAATTCAAGACGAAAACGGGCATGGATATCAAAGCTATCAGGGATTACCAGAAATGAGGCAGGCGATGGCAGATTTTTATCGTGATCAGTTTGGTGTTGAAGTGAATCCGAATAATGAGATTTTACCTCTTATGGGTTCGAAAGAAGGAATTATGCACATTTCGTTAGCATTTTTAAATGAAGGCGATCACGTTTTAATTCCGAATCCAGGTTACCCGACTTATACTTCGGTAACCAATTTGGTTCAGGCAGTTCCGGTTTATTATGATTTGAAAGAAGAAAACGGATGGGAACCGGATTTTGAAGCTCTTGAGAAGTTAGATCTTTCGAAAGTAAAAATTATGTGGCTGGGTTATCCACACATGCCGACAGGAGCGAGAGGAAGTTTGGCGTTATTTGAAAAATTGGTTGCCTTTGCTAAAAAACACAATATATTATTGATCAACGACAATCCGTATAGTTTTGTTTTGAATGATAATCCGATGAGTTTGTTGCAAGTTGAAGGAGCGAAAGATGTGGCTTTAGAATTGAATTCGCTAAGTAAAACATTCAACATGGCTGGCTGGAGAGTCGGAATGGTTTTAGGAAATCCTGAAATTATCGATGCAGTCCTAAAAGTAAAAAGCAACATGGACAGCGGAATGTACTACGGAATTCAAAAAGGCGCAATCGCAGCGTTAAAATGTGATAAGTCTTGGTTTGAAGACCAAAATAAAATTTACAGACGCCGAAGAGAATTGACGGAAAAACTTGCAGAAAAATTAAACTGCAAAGTATATAAAGAAGGAGTTGGTCTTTTTGTTTGGGCAAAATTGCCAGAAGGAATTGAATCAGCAGAAAAGTTCATTGACGAAATATTATATGAGAAGCATATTTTCATTACACCAGGAACCATTTTTGGAAGTAACGGTGAAGGATATATTAGATTCTCATTATGTGTAAAAGAAGAAAAAGTACAAGAAGCGATTGATAGATTTTAG
- a CDS encoding prephenate dehydrogenase — MKVYVIGIGLIGGSMVLDIKGRYPDATILGIDNNEKHLQEAIDLGVIDEAGNFEDLQKADFVIVSVPVDVALTVLPKVLDAVGEKTIVFEVGSTKKPICEAVANHPKRRNFIATHPIAGTEFSGPSAAIRGLFQGKTNIICEVEKTAFKLQEKALNLFTSIGMRIRYMDPVSHDKHIAYVSHLSHISSFMLGKTVMNKEKDEQDIFDMAGSGFESTVRLAKSSPAMWTPIFKQNKEHVLETLEAYIANLSRFRDLLKDENYNAIFEEMESTNKIKEILNGLTTTKK, encoded by the coding sequence ATGAAAGTATACGTAATAGGAATAGGGTTAATAGGCGGTTCGATGGTGTTAGACATCAAAGGGCGTTATCCTGATGCGACTATTTTAGGAATCGATAATAACGAAAAACATTTGCAGGAAGCAATTGATCTTGGAGTTATTGACGAAGCAGGAAACTTTGAAGATTTACAAAAAGCAGATTTTGTAATTGTTTCGGTTCCTGTAGATGTAGCGCTAACGGTTTTACCTAAAGTTTTGGATGCTGTAGGAGAAAAAACGATTGTTTTTGAAGTAGGATCTACTAAAAAACCAATTTGTGAAGCAGTGGCCAATCACCCGAAAAGAAGAAATTTTATTGCAACGCACCCAATTGCCGGAACAGAGTTTTCGGGACCATCGGCAGCAATAAGAGGTTTGTTTCAAGGAAAGACAAATATTATCTGTGAAGTCGAAAAGACAGCTTTTAAATTACAGGAAAAAGCATTAAATCTTTTTACTTCAATTGGAATGAGAATTCGATATATGGATCCCGTTTCGCACGATAAACACATTGCTTATGTTTCGCATTTATCGCACATTAGTTCGTTTATGCTTGGAAAAACAGTAATGAACAAAGAAAAAGACGAACAGGATATTTTTGATATGGCGGGAAGTGGATTTGAAAGTACGGTTCGTTTAGCAAAAAGTTCGCCGGCAATGTGGACACCGATTTTTAAGCAAAACAAAGAACACGTTCTGGAAACTTTAGAAGCTTACATTGCAAATCTCAGTCGGTTTAGAGATTTGTTGAAAGATGAAAATTACAATGCCATTTTTGAAGAAATGGAAAGCACAAATAAAATAAAAGAAATACTAAACGGATTAACAACAACTAAAAAGTAA
- a CDS encoding bifunctional 3-deoxy-7-phosphoheptulonate synthase/chorismate mutase type II — MENKKEMRKWLEDFNLNHPLVIAGPCSAETEDQVLKIAHELKDSKVSVFRAGIWKPRTRPGGFEGIGEIGLKWLQKAKAETGLLMGTEVATAAHCKLALEYDIDVLWVGARTTANPFAVQEIADTLKGTDKIVLVKNPVNPDLALWLGGVERLHMAGIEKLGVIHRGFSTYEKTKYRNIPEWQIAIELQNKFPDLPLIIDPSHITGDRKMIFEVTQEALDLNYDGMIIETHIDPDNAWSDAAQQVTPDALKQIIKDLTIRKTDDTTDEYSQKMKKLRANIDVLDANLLELLGKRMKVADEIGQVKKDANVAILQNNRWNEILGKMILEGEKKGLTEEFVLRMFKAIHQESIGHQEKIFNA, encoded by the coding sequence ATGGAAAATAAAAAAGAAATGAGAAAGTGGTTAGAAGATTTCAATTTAAATCACCCACTTGTGATAGCTGGACCTTGTAGTGCAGAAACTGAAGATCAAGTTTTGAAAATCGCTCACGAATTGAAAGATTCAAAAGTAAGCGTATTCAGAGCTGGAATCTGGAAACCAAGAACTCGTCCAGGAGGATTTGAGGGTATTGGAGAAATTGGATTAAAATGGTTGCAAAAAGCAAAAGCTGAAACTGGTTTATTAATGGGAACTGAAGTAGCAACTGCAGCTCACTGTAAATTAGCTTTAGAATACGATATCGACGTTTTATGGGTTGGAGCACGTACAACTGCAAACCCTTTCGCAGTTCAAGAAATTGCTGATACACTAAAAGGAACAGATAAAATTGTTTTGGTTAAAAATCCTGTAAACCCAGATTTAGCTTTATGGTTAGGTGGTGTTGAGCGTTTACACATGGCAGGTATCGAGAAATTAGGTGTTATTCACAGAGGTTTCTCTACTTACGAAAAAACAAAATACAGAAACATTCCAGAGTGGCAAATTGCTATCGAATTGCAAAATAAATTCCCTGATTTACCATTAATCATCGATCCATCTCACATTACTGGAGATCGTAAAATGATTTTCGAAGTAACTCAAGAAGCTTTAGACTTGAACTACGATGGTATGATTATCGAAACACACATCGATCCAGATAATGCTTGGTCTGATGCAGCTCAGCAAGTTACTCCAGATGCTTTGAAACAAATCATTAAAGATTTGACTATCAGAAAAACGGATGATACTACAGACGAGTACAGCCAAAAAATGAAAAAATTAAGAGCAAACATCGACGTTTTAGATGCTAACTTATTAGAATTGTTAGGAAAACGTATGAAAGTGGCTGACGAAATTGGTCAAGTGAAAAAAGATGCAAACGTTGCGATCCTTCAAAATAACCGTTGGAACGAAATCTTAGGAAAAATGATTCTAGAAGGTGAGAAAAAAGGTCTTACTGAGGAATTCGTTTTAAGAATGTTTAAAGCAATTCACCAAGAAAGTATTGGTCACCAAGAGAAAATTTTCAACGCATAA
- the dtd gene encoding D-aminoacyl-tRNA deacylase, with the protein MRVVVQRVSQASVTVDSQKTADIKKGLLVLVGIEDADTQEDIDWLAGKIIKMRIFGDENDVMNCSVQDIDGDIIVVSQFTLHASTKKGNRPSYIKASKPDFAIPTYEKFVQTIEKEFGKKVQTGIFGADMKVNLLNDGPVTIVMDSKNRE; encoded by the coding sequence ATGAGAGTAGTTGTTCAAAGAGTTTCTCAGGCATCTGTAACAGTTGATAGTCAAAAAACAGCAGATATTAAAAAGGGTTTATTGGTTTTAGTCGGAATAGAAGATGCCGACACGCAAGAAGACATTGATTGGCTTGCGGGTAAAATCATTAAAATGAGAATTTTTGGAGACGAAAACGATGTTATGAACTGCTCAGTTCAGGATATTGACGGCGATATTATTGTTGTTAGCCAGTTTACGCTTCACGCATCAACAAAAAAAGGAAACCGTCCATCGTATATAAAAGCTTCAAAACCAGATTTTGCAATTCCTACCTACGAGAAGTTTGTTCAAACAATAGAAAAAGAGTTTGGCAAGAAAGTGCAAACAGGGATTTTTGGTGCAGATATGAAAGTAAATCTTCTAAACGACGGACCTGTTACCATTGTAATGGATAGCAAAAACAGGGAGTAA
- a CDS encoding DUF3857 domain-containing protein — MLTNENPFSALFLLLINLTSFAQKSTYPILSIPDSLKQNANAVLRLDQMDIVIASQRSMNIKIQRVVSVLNEKGLRDINAYNHYDKTTSVKNIEAVVYDALGNEIKKIKRKDFKDQSAVGGSTLFSDSRVLYLDYTPISYPFTVAFTCEVETSNTAFIPKWYFVGGYNVSIEKCLLNVTFPKGLGFKKKEFRFDDFNIKKTADTETNLSYLATNIVAQKQEDLSPSPSDLFPKVMMGLENFHLEGVDGNATTWEAFGKWYGDKILSGTTVLTEETKTKIKALVGDEKDPVKKAKIIYDYMQKKSRYVNIAIGIGGWKPMLANDVDRLGYGDCKALSNYTKALLQVVDVPSYNTILYGDRYKEDIQTDFVSMQGNHMILAIPNKDSYIWLECTSQDDPFGYQGTFTDDRNVLVVKPEGGEIVRTKIYDDKGNIQDGKGVYTIDQTGNFSGVLKIASQGSVYASKSRVETMPPNEKEEHYKDYWDNINNLKLGKITFTNDKENIRFTEDVQLSAANYGTLSGNKMMFVVDAFNQYTGSVKRIRNRKNPFQIQRGYLDTDEIEINLPEGFSIEFLPSNYELKGKFGEYKTEIIKKDNSKLTYKRSMLLNKGKYSNKEYDEYRLFMEQISRNDNAKIILTKN, encoded by the coding sequence ATCCTTACTAATGAAAATCCTTTTTCCGCATTATTTTTACTCTTAATAAACCTTACTTCATTCGCTCAAAAGAGCACTTATCCTATTCTTTCTATTCCAGATAGTTTAAAACAGAATGCAAATGCAGTTCTTCGTTTAGACCAAATGGATATTGTTATTGCTTCACAAAGAAGTATGAATATCAAGATCCAAAGAGTTGTTTCTGTTTTAAATGAAAAAGGATTAAGAGACATCAATGCCTACAATCATTATGATAAAACAACTTCGGTAAAAAATATTGAAGCTGTCGTTTATGATGCATTAGGGAATGAGATAAAAAAAATCAAAAGAAAAGACTTTAAAGATCAAAGCGCGGTAGGAGGAAGTACTCTTTTTTCAGATAGCAGAGTGCTTTATTTAGATTATACTCCTATTTCGTATCCTTTTACGGTTGCTTTTACGTGCGAAGTCGAAACTTCAAATACTGCATTTATACCAAAATGGTATTTTGTTGGTGGTTATAATGTAAGTATAGAAAAATGCTTGCTGAATGTTACTTTTCCAAAAGGATTGGGCTTTAAGAAAAAGGAGTTCCGATTTGATGACTTCAATATAAAAAAGACAGCAGACACAGAAACCAATTTAAGTTACTTAGCGACAAATATTGTAGCTCAAAAACAAGAAGATCTTAGTCCTTCCCCTTCAGATCTTTTTCCTAAAGTTATGATGGGGTTAGAAAATTTCCACTTAGAGGGAGTTGACGGAAATGCAACTACTTGGGAAGCATTTGGTAAATGGTATGGCGACAAAATCTTAAGCGGTACAACTGTTTTAACAGAAGAGACAAAAACAAAAATCAAAGCTTTGGTTGGCGATGAAAAAGACCCAGTTAAGAAGGCCAAAATAATTTACGATTACATGCAGAAAAAATCACGATATGTAAATATTGCGATTGGAATTGGCGGCTGGAAACCGATGTTGGCCAACGACGTTGATCGCTTAGGATATGGAGATTGTAAAGCATTATCAAATTATACAAAGGCACTTTTGCAGGTTGTAGACGTTCCATCGTACAACACGATTTTATATGGTGACCGTTACAAAGAAGATATTCAAACTGATTTTGTGTCGATGCAAGGAAATCATATGATTCTGGCAATTCCTAATAAAGATAGTTACATCTGGTTAGAATGTACTAGTCAAGATGATCCTTTTGGATATCAAGGAACTTTTACAGATGATCGTAATGTTTTGGTTGTAAAACCAGAAGGCGGTGAGATTGTAAGAACTAAAATCTATGATGATAAAGGAAATATACAAGATGGAAAAGGGGTTTACACAATCGATCAGACGGGTAATTTTTCTGGTGTTTTAAAAATTGCATCGCAAGGAAGTGTATATGCTTCTAAATCTCGAGTAGAAACGATGCCACCAAATGAAAAAGAAGAACACTATAAAGATTACTGGGATAATATTAACAATTTGAAATTAGGTAAAATCACTTTTACAAATGATAAAGAAAATATTCGTTTTACTGAAGATGTTCAATTAAGCGCAGCAAATTATGGTACGCTTTCGGGCAATAAAATGATGTTTGTAGTTGATGCTTTTAATCAATATACAGGAAGTGTAAAACGAATTAGAAACCGTAAAAATCCATTTCAAATTCAGCGTGGTTATTTAGATACAGATGAAATTGAAATCAATCTTCCAGAAGGTTTTAGCATCGAATTTCTACCTTCAAATTATGAGTTAAAAGGAAAATTTGGAGAATATAAAACCGAAATCATTAAGAAAGACAATAGCAAGCTAACCTACAAAAGATCTATGTTGTTAAACAAAGGAAAATATTCTAACAAAGAATATGATGAGTACCGCTTGTTTATGGAACAAATTTCTAGAAACGATAATGCCAAAATAATATTGACCAAAAACTAA
- a CDS encoding DUF3857 domain-containing protein codes for MKIIKLFTLSAILLFSPKIISQEFKLGKVTVAELEQKVHPKDSSAVAAILFEKGQNVFDYDQDNGFTMQLEVTAKIKIYKKEGYDWATKKIRYYIAGNGSKEKVLISDATTYNLVNGKIEKTKLKGEAEFDEAINKYWAQKVFTMPNVKEGSIVEFKYIIKNNSIGSPRDWNFQSTIPVNYSEFKMYVPEYFVYNRNFKGYVSPKIIEEKNNRSIQYTYREGRNGVVSGSASQEKLDFIETRTAYIAENLPALKDENYVNNIDNYTVSLSQELSMTKYPNSPFKTFSTDWNSVVKTIYDYDDFGPELNKTGYFEEDLKKLLVDSKTQEEKIWTIFNHVKSNVKWNNYFGYGCDNGVKKAYKEKTGNIADINLMLTAMLRYSGLTANPVLVSTRSNGIALFPNRTAFNYVIAAVETPNGYILLDASEKFSTPNILPLRVLNWSGRLIRKDGTSEEINLMPEKTSSDNVFMTYNIEADGKVTGKTRRQSVDYNAMITRSKISNLKEEEYLEKLENGNNKIEISEYSKTNENDILLPMVETYSFTGNNLCELIGEKIYVSPMLFFTNDKNPFKQELREYPVDFSYPFADKYNITIKIPDGFAVETLPAPAAVSMENNLGAFKFNILANGNTLQLSILHQINEAIVSAEKYEMLKEYYKTMIAKETEKIVLKRI; via the coding sequence ATGAAAATCATTAAACTATTTACGTTATCTGCGATTTTATTATTTTCTCCCAAAATAATTTCGCAGGAATTCAAGCTAGGAAAAGTAACTGTTGCCGAACTTGAACAAAAGGTGCATCCGAAAGATTCTTCGGCAGTTGCGGCCATACTTTTTGAGAAAGGACAAAATGTTTTCGACTACGATCAAGACAATGGTTTTACAATGCAGTTGGAGGTAACAGCTAAAATTAAAATCTATAAAAAAGAAGGCTACGATTGGGCCACAAAAAAAATAAGATATTATATAGCAGGAAACGGATCTAAAGAGAAAGTTCTTATTTCTGACGCGACAACATATAATTTAGTTAACGGAAAAATTGAGAAAACTAAATTAAAAGGTGAAGCGGAATTTGATGAAGCAATCAATAAATATTGGGCTCAGAAGGTTTTTACTATGCCAAATGTTAAAGAAGGTTCTATTGTTGAATTTAAATATATAATAAAAAATAACAGTATTGGAAGTCCAAGAGATTGGAATTTTCAGAGCACAATTCCTGTAAATTATTCGGAGTTTAAAATGTATGTTCCAGAATATTTTGTTTATAATAGAAATTTTAAAGGATATGTAAGTCCGAAAATTATTGAAGAAAAAAACAATAGATCAATCCAATATACATACAGAGAAGGCCGAAATGGAGTTGTGAGCGGAAGTGCTTCACAAGAAAAATTGGATTTTATAGAAACAAGAACTGCTTATATTGCAGAAAACTTGCCAGCGTTAAAAGATGAAAATTATGTCAATAATATTGATAATTATACTGTAAGTCTAAGTCAAGAATTATCAATGACAAAATATCCTAATTCACCATTTAAGACCTTTTCTACAGATTGGAATTCGGTGGTAAAAACAATCTATGATTATGACGATTTTGGACCTGAATTAAATAAAACAGGATATTTTGAAGAAGATTTGAAAAAACTGCTCGTAGACTCGAAAACGCAAGAAGAGAAAATATGGACTATTTTTAATCATGTAAAATCGAACGTTAAATGGAATAACTATTTTGGTTATGGATGTGACAACGGAGTTAAAAAAGCGTACAAAGAAAAAACAGGAAATATTGCTGATATCAATTTGATGCTGACAGCAATGTTACGCTACTCGGGTTTAACTGCAAATCCGGTTTTAGTTAGTACGCGTTCAAACGGAATTGCTTTGTTTCCAAACAGAACGGCATTCAATTACGTAATTGCGGCAGTAGAAACTCCTAATGGATATATTTTATTAGATGCATCAGAAAAATTTTCTACACCAAATATTTTGCCTCTTAGAGTTCTAAACTGGTCAGGAAGATTAATACGAAAAGATGGAACATCTGAAGAGATTAATTTAATGCCGGAAAAAACATCTTCTGATAATGTTTTTATGACTTACAATATTGAAGCCGATGGGAAAGTAACAGGAAAAACCAGAAGACAGTCTGTAGATTATAATGCCATGATTACAAGAAGCAAAATAAGCAATCTTAAAGAAGAAGAATATTTAGAAAAACTTGAAAATGGAAATAATAAAATAGAAATAAGTGAATATTCTAAAACTAATGAGAATGATATATTGCTTCCTATGGTTGAAACTTATTCATTTACTGGAAATAATTTATGTGAGCTTATTGGAGAGAAAATTTATGTAAGTCCGATGTTGTTTTTTACCAACGATAAAAATCCTTTTAAGCAGGAGTTAAGAGAGTATCCGGTAGATTTTAGCTATCCTTTTGCAGATAAATATAATATTACAATTAAAATTCCAGATGGTTTTGCGGTTGAAACATTGCCAGCCCCAGCCGCTGTATCGATGGAGAACAATCTGGGAGCTTTTAAATTTAATATATTGGCTAATGGAAATACCTTACAGCTGTCTATTTTACATCAGATAAATGAAGCAATTGTATCTGCTGAAAAATACGAAATGTTGAAGGAATATTATAAAACAATGATTGCAAAAGAAACAGAAAAAATCGTTTTAAAACGTATTTAA
- a CDS encoding DUF3857 domain-containing protein: MNAQNASLGNVTIAQLEEKRHPKDSAAVLAILYSNIAIDLNANGNSQKTTTKKVKIYKSEGYNLSNVLIYFATGKLSYVNIVSAYTYNLVDGKIVKTKLKPENEFIEKTNSSYWIKKIAFPEVKEGSIIEYQFTEEGGFSSLYHWNIQENIPVNYSELKTTLPDAFEFKRNLKGFFLLK, from the coding sequence ATGAATGCGCAAAACGCTTCTTTAGGAAATGTTACAATAGCGCAGTTAGAAGAAAAAAGGCATCCTAAAGATTCTGCCGCTGTTCTTGCTATTTTGTATAGTAATATTGCTATTGATCTTAATGCAAATGGAAACTCCCAAAAGACCACCACAAAGAAAGTTAAGATCTATAAAAGTGAAGGATATAATTTGTCAAACGTCCTGATTTATTTTGCGACCGGAAAACTTAGTTACGTAAATATAGTAAGCGCTTATACCTACAATTTGGTAGACGGAAAAATTGTAAAGACAAAACTGAAACCTGAAAACGAGTTTATCGAAAAAACGAACAGCAGTTATTGGATCAAAAAAATAGCTTTTCCAGAAGTTAAAGAAGGTTCTATTATAGAGTATCAATTTACAGAAGAAGGAGGATTTTCAAGTCTTTATCATTGGAATATTCAGGAAAATATTCCAGTTAATTATTCTGAATTAAAAACAACTCTTCCAGATGCTTTTGAGTTTAAAAGAAATCTGAAAGGTTTTTTCCTCCTAAAATAA